From a region of the Candidatus Woesearchaeota archaeon genome:
- a CDS encoding DUF2304 domain-containing protein, producing MLIWLQSLGIIFGLVMIYVTLLFYRRKEIQFADLLIWIPVWLFFLLGVVFPRTLDIFVQAFSVRSAVELFTIAGFMFMIAIVFYLFKLLRVQQCKLKKIVKSVALKQLK from the coding sequence ATGCTAATATGGCTGCAGAGTTTGGGAATAATTTTTGGGCTTGTGATGATATATGTAACTTTATTATTTTATCGCAGGAAAGAAATACAATTTGCGGATCTATTAATTTGGATCCCCGTTTGGCTATTCTTTTTACTGGGAGTTGTATTCCCAAGAACTCTCGACATTTTTGTTCAGGCTTTTAGTGTTAGAAGCGCAGTTGAATTATTTACAATCGCGGGATTTATGTTTATGATTGCAATTGTTTTTTATTTGTTTAAATTATTAAGAGTCCAGCAATGTAAACTTAAAAAAATAGTTAAATCTGTTGCATTGAAACAATTAAAATGA
- a CDS encoding glycosyltransferase family 4 protein, whose amino-acid sequence MKIAIVSTYFGENIGGAEVSTNLLVEGLNKTKNQVKVITLNSLLQSIPTYLRAFLLNTNLLDVYISRYIYNQLCGKGFDIVHVQDLMILPATVLAAKKLKLKVIATVRDLRFVCNLPICQNQGKLYHNCLNTRYLNCLKREANYQFGYPSLAYLIYPFIKGRAKVLRNALNSTDKIIALTNFVKEVLYNSRIRTNIEVVHNPMPDWKPKPKLKNKGFIILAGPGRLEPYKGFQLLIKIMPKILQKKKNAKLWIVGTGSYENYLKKLSEKLNIRDSVIFFGKLSQEEVMKKYAECDIVAFPSIWLEAQGRVQLEAMAMKKPLIANNKGGIIETAGKENVCNFFDENELTKEIFKRRKPLKVRRELNIGAYVESILRIYNEKEI is encoded by the coding sequence ATGAAAATTGCTATTGTTTCAACATACTTCGGAGAGAATATCGGCGGTGCAGAAGTAAGTACTAATTTGCTTGTTGAAGGTTTAAACAAGACTAAAAATCAAGTTAAAGTAATAACTCTAAACTCCCTTTTACAGAGCATACCTACATATTTAAGAGCGTTTTTATTAAACACTAATCTATTAGATGTTTATATCAGCAGATATATTTACAATCAACTGTGCGGAAAAGGGTTTGATATTGTGCATGTCCAGGATTTAATGATACTTCCCGCAACGGTTCTTGCTGCAAAAAAATTAAAATTGAAAGTTATTGCCACAGTTAGAGATTTAAGATTTGTTTGTAATTTGCCTATATGCCAAAATCAGGGAAAGCTTTATCATAACTGTTTGAATACACGTTATTTAAATTGTTTGAAAAGAGAAGCAAATTACCAATTTGGTTATCCAAGTTTAGCATATTTAATTTATCCGTTTATTAAAGGGAGAGCAAAAGTTTTAAGGAATGCTTTAAATTCTACGGATAAAATAATTGCATTAACAAATTTTGTTAAAGAAGTTCTTTATAATTCAAGAATAAGAACTAACATTGAAGTTGTACATAATCCAATGCCTGACTGGAAGCCAAAACCTAAACTCAAAAATAAAGGCTTTATTATTCTTGCAGGACCTGGCAGATTAGAACCCTATAAAGGATTTCAGTTATTAATTAAGATAATGCCTAAAATTTTACAAAAGAAAAAAAATGCAAAGCTTTGGATTGTGGGTACAGGTAGTTATGAAAACTACTTAAAAAAATTGAGTGAAAAATTAAATATTCGGGATTCAGTTATCTTTTTCGGTAAACTATCTCAGGAAGAAGTTATGAAAAAATATGCAGAATGCGATATAGTTGCATTTCCGTCTATTTGGTTGGAAGCTCAGGGTAGAGTTCAATTAGAAGCAATGGCAATGAAGAAACCCTTAATAGCAAATAATAAAGGGGGTATTATTGAAACTGCCGGTAAAGAAAATGTGTGCAATTTTTTTGACGAAAATGAATTGACTAAAGAAATTTTTAAGAGGCGTAAACCATTAAAAGTTAGAAGAGAATTGAATATCGGAGCTTATGTCGAAAGCATATTAAGGATTTATAATGAAAAAGAAATATAA
- a CDS encoding DegT/DnrJ/EryC1/StrS aminotransferase family protein codes for MLIPHQKLNIRTKDILKGSVNYLNNSKLNLSSLKKYVHHKHLHWAGSARFAITQTLQSISPKGGLRVGLPAFTCKVIADSIKNANCSPAFYDSSIISGYKHIKEIISDIDALLLPHNMGFVSELDKIQKLCRKNNVEFIEDCAQALGATYNNQLAGSFADRSVYSFNMSKGFFLGGLIASNYKLINISSHGRLNGKCYPIKEIAKATAQGIISGPFFNKNIFSVTNKFLKTELHKKHLALPYKMPKYAQYIIAEQLKSYHEILKLRKRNAEICMSELEGIADFVKPLKNSSPSWLYFVLLDKNRAKLRKALLKENVDIVPSYTFYDLTRKSEIATMTSERQAIFSLHRPTSEIEYIVKKIKKVKRWI; via the coding sequence ATGTTAATCCCTCATCAAAAATTGAATATACGGACAAAAGATATTCTCAAGGGCAGTGTTAACTATCTTAACAATTCAAAACTCAATCTATCATCTTTAAAAAAGTATGTGCATCATAAACATTTACATTGGGCGGGCTCAGCAAGATTTGCAATAACCCAAACACTACAAAGTATATCGCCCAAGGGAGGGTTAAGAGTTGGGTTACCTGCATTTACGTGCAAGGTTATAGCTGATTCAATTAAAAATGCCAACTGTAGTCCTGCATTTTATGATTCAAGTATAATCTCCGGTTACAAGCATATCAAAGAAATAATCTCTGATATTGATGCGCTTTTATTGCCCCATAATATGGGCTTTGTTTCAGAGCTTGATAAAATACAAAAATTATGCCGAAAGAATAATGTTGAATTTATTGAAGATTGCGCGCAGGCATTAGGAGCAACATATAACAATCAGTTAGCTGGAAGTTTTGCTGATAGGTCTGTGTATAGCTTTAACATGAGCAAAGGTTTTTTTTTAGGGGGACTTATCGCCAGTAATTACAAACTAATAAATATAAGTTCTCATGGCAGGTTGAACGGGAAATGCTATCCTATTAAAGAAATAGCGAAAGCAACAGCGCAAGGAATAATTAGTGGACCTTTTTTTAATAAAAATATTTTTTCAGTGACAAATAAATTTCTTAAAACGGAATTACATAAAAAACATTTGGCTTTACCCTATAAAATGCCAAAATATGCGCAATATATAATTGCAGAACAATTAAAGAGCTATCATGAAATCTTAAAATTACGTAAGCGGAATGCCGAAATTTGTATGAGCGAGCTTGAAGGAATTGCTGACTTTGTTAAACCTTTAAAAAATTCTTCCCCCTCATGGTTATACTTTGTACTGCTTGATAAAAATAGAGCCAAATTAAGAAAAGCATTGTTAAAAGAAAATGTAGATATAGTACCTTCATACACGTTTTATGATTTAACAAGAAAGTCTGAAATTGCAACAATGACTTCTGAGAGACAAGCTATATTTTCTTTGCATAGGCCGACTTCAGAAATAGAATATATTGTGAAAAAAATTAAAAAGGTGAAGAGATGGATTTAA
- a CDS encoding glycosyltransferase family 2 protein, translating into MKKIIAVIPAYNEELHIKEVIKETKKYVDEVIVVDDGSIDETFKNSSTADFRLKHIVNMGKGLAMSTGFEAALKKGATIVVFIDADLQHDPKDIVPLLNKINQGNYQLVTGVRKFNKSMPFILRFGNKFLRSSFNFLYNSNIADFSNGLRAIKTEIYNKIKWNSEGYSVETEMLAKARKHKLKVGQIPIETIYLNKVKGTTVFDGIKIFSMMVYWRIFG; encoded by the coding sequence ATGAAAAAAATAATTGCAGTAATACCTGCATATAATGAAGAACTTCATATTAAAGAAGTGATAAAGGAAACAAAAAAATATGTTGATGAAGTAATTGTTGTTGACGATGGCAGTATTGATGAAACTTTTAAAAATTCTTCAACTGCCGATTTTAGGCTAAAACATATCGTTAACATGGGCAAAGGATTGGCAATGTCAACAGGTTTTGAAGCTGCACTGAAAAAAGGCGCAACCATTGTTGTATTTATAGACGCAGATTTACAGCATGACCCTAAAGATATTGTCCCTTTATTAAACAAAATTAATCAAGGAAATTACCAATTGGTTACAGGTGTCCGTAAATTTAATAAGAGTATGCCATTTATATTGAGATTTGGAAACAAGTTTTTACGTTCAAGCTTTAATTTCCTTTATAATTCAAATATCGCAGATTTTTCAAATGGATTAAGAGCGATTAAAACCGAGATTTATAATAAAATTAAATGGAATTCAGAAGGTTATTCAGTTGAAACTGAAATGCTGGCTAAAGCAAGAAAACATAAACTTAAAGTTGGTCAAATTCCAATTGAAACAATATATTTAAATAAAGTTAAGGGAACTACTGTTTTTGACGGAATAAAAATATTTTCCATGATGGTTTATTGGAGAATTTTTGGGTGA
- a CDS encoding glycosyltransferase family 4 protein, giving the protein MKILETPAYFLPHIGGIESVVYSLSKEWIKLKHKVKIITSSIGSDKTKEIMEDIKVGRIKSFTFIQDAIAPLLPFSLHSADIAHIHHPHPYWMFVCASYFRIKKVPYVVHMHGKEIVYTGWKKWIAIFYNYFFLDFILRRSEKIISHTIKVIPQSQYLRKYKNKIVCIPHGTDLMHFKKIKRSNFIFSVGIRDYKRLDILIRSMPLILKKVKTRLVIAGKGKEKDKLEKLIEKLGLQEEVIFLGYITEGQKYGLYQKAGVFILPSPTIMESFGTVAFEALSMKCPTIVTSGAGISEIFEKEKIGIIVQPYKITELAEQIVKLLKNKKLANEIGEKGYKVIEKKYQWKHIAKKYIEIFEEVIKNARAN; this is encoded by the coding sequence ATGAAAATTCTAGAAACACCGGCATATTTTCTGCCGCACATTGGGGGTATTGAATCAGTCGTATATAGTTTAAGTAAGGAGTGGATTAAACTTAAGCATAAAGTTAAAATTATTACATCATCAATAGGTTCAGATAAAACCAAAGAAATTATGGAAGATATAAAAGTAGGAAGAATCAAATCATTTACATTTATTCAGGACGCAATTGCACCTCTTTTACCATTTTCATTGCATTCCGCAGATATTGCCCATATTCATCATCCGCATCCTTATTGGATGTTTGTATGCGCATCATACTTCAGAATTAAAAAAGTCCCTTATGTTGTGCACATGCACGGCAAAGAGATTGTTTACACCGGTTGGAAAAAATGGATTGCTATATTTTATAATTACTTTTTTCTTGATTTTATTCTTAGAAGATCTGAAAAAATTATTAGCCATACAATCAAAGTAATACCGCAATCTCAATATCTTCGGAAATATAAAAATAAAATTGTCTGCATACCTCATGGAACTGATTTAATGCATTTTAAAAAAATTAAAAGAAGCAATTTCATATTTAGTGTAGGAATTCGTGATTATAAAAGGCTCGATATTTTAATTAGATCTATGCCGTTAATTCTTAAAAAGGTAAAAACTCGGCTTGTAATAGCGGGGAAAGGGAAAGAAAAGGATAAACTTGAAAAGCTTATTGAAAAATTAGGTTTACAGGAAGAAGTAATATTTTTAGGTTATATAACTGAAGGACAGAAATATGGATTATATCAAAAAGCGGGAGTGTTTATTCTTCCTTCACCCACAATAATGGAAAGTTTTGGCACTGTTGCATTTGAAGCATTATCAATGAAATGTCCAACAATTGTAACTTCTGGCGCAGGAATTTCAGAGATATTTGAAAAAGAAAAAATCGGAATTATTGTGCAGCCATACAAAATTACTGAACTTGCAGAACAAATTGTTAAATTACTTAAAAATAAAAAACTCGCAAATGAAATCGGAGAAAAAGGTTACAAGGTTATAGAAAAAAAATATCAATGGAAACATATTGCTAAAAAATATATTGAAATTTTTGAAGAGGTAATTAAAAATGCACGCGCCAATTAG
- a CDS encoding polysaccharide deacetylase family protein: MIDKILTIDLEYDFESKEDKSLKVIVPKLLDYFSENNITATFFVIGEIAEKYPKLVKKISKSHEVASHGYDHSYINENSLDYQLRKSKLAIEKLGIKCKGFRAPYFMYPNTLYKSLKENGYKYDSSISSFFPGRYNNLLVNIKPHWRNGIIELPMSNFVGKFLSSGLPYYRLFYPASKLFKLPYMFYLHPCEFLSKRPHNQINWLVKKLYSRNQGKKAWKMFTSMVENSNANWISCDEFIKKWII; the protein is encoded by the coding sequence ATGATAGATAAAATTCTGACAATTGATTTAGAGTATGATTTTGAAAGTAAAGAAGATAAAAGTTTGAAAGTTATAGTTCCAAAATTGTTAGATTATTTCTCGGAAAACAATATAACTGCAACATTTTTTGTTATTGGTGAAATTGCTGAGAAGTATCCTAAACTAGTTAAGAAAATTTCTAAGTCTCATGAGGTTGCGTCTCATGGTTATGATCATTCATACATTAATGAAAATAGTTTAGATTATCAGTTACGAAAGTCTAAGTTAGCTATTGAGAAGTTAGGAATTAAATGTAAAGGATTTCGCGCGCCTTATTTTATGTATCCAAACACTTTATATAAATCACTCAAAGAAAATGGGTATAAGTATGATTCTTCTATTAGCTCATTTTTTCCGGGGCGTTATAATAATCTTTTAGTTAACATTAAGCCCCATTGGAGAAATGGGATCATTGAGTTGCCTATGTCAAATTTTGTAGGTAAGTTTTTATCATCTGGGTTGCCTTATTATAGATTATTTTATCCGGCATCTAAATTATTTAAATTACCATACATGTTTTATCTGCATCCTTGTGAGTTTTTATCCAAGCGGCCTCATAATCAGATAAATTGGCTTGTAAAAAAGCTTTATTCACGTAATCAAGGTAAGAAAGCATGGAAAATGTTTACTTCAATGGTTGAGAATTCTAATGCAAACTGGATTAGTTGTGATGAGTTTATTAAGAAGTGGATTATTTAA
- a CDS encoding glycosyl transferase family 4, whose product MVQSFLILCFVVSFLITLLVTPGWIRRARKAGLVGIDMHKLNPKNVAEMGGVPVLIGFMAGVLLFIAINTYYLDAPQTNLQILALLSTILTISIIGIIDDILGWKIGLRQWQKPLLTFFAALPMVVVNAGYSKVSLPLLGIVDLTYIYPFLFIPIGIVGASNGFNMLAGYNGLETGMGAIILFTMGYIAWFTRTGWVAVVALCMFSSLIALYLFNRHPARIFPGDTLTYSVGALIASVAIAGNMEKIALFLFIPYFIQFPLKLRGLMQKESFAKLLPNGSLLQPYKKIYALEHLIIYTFNKLNIEIFEKDLVRVLFLFEIGLSAIVIYSVTYKIGIF is encoded by the coding sequence ATGGTCCAATCTTTTTTAATCTTATGTTTTGTTGTAAGTTTCTTGATTACTTTATTAGTTACCCCTGGATGGATTAGGAGAGCAAGAAAAGCAGGTTTAGTTGGAATTGATATGCACAAACTAAATCCTAAAAATGTTGCTGAAATGGGAGGAGTTCCAGTTTTAATTGGATTTATGGCGGGCGTATTATTATTTATAGCAATTAATACTTATTATCTTGATGCACCCCAAACAAATTTGCAGATATTGGCATTATTATCAACAATTTTAACAATTTCTATAATTGGTATTATAGATGATATATTAGGTTGGAAAATAGGATTAAGGCAATGGCAAAAACCACTGCTTACGTTTTTTGCAGCGTTACCTATGGTTGTTGTTAATGCCGGATATTCAAAAGTTTCCCTGCCTTTGTTAGGTATTGTAGATTTAACATATATATACCCTTTTTTATTTATCCCTATAGGCATTGTGGGCGCATCTAATGGCTTTAATATGTTAGCAGGCTATAACGGATTAGAAACAGGAATGGGCGCAATAATTTTATTTACAATGGGTTACATTGCGTGGTTTACAAGAACCGGATGGGTTGCAGTGGTTGCGCTTTGTATGTTTTCGAGTTTAATTGCGCTTTATTTGTTTAATCGTCACCCCGCAAGAATTTTTCCAGGTGATACTTTAACCTATTCAGTGGGCGCATTAATTGCAAGTGTTGCAATTGCAGGTAACATGGAAAAAATTGCATTATTTTTATTTATTCCCTATTTTATTCAATTTCCTTTAAAATTAAGAGGACTGATGCAAAAAGAAAGTTTTGCAAAACTTTTGCCTAATGGTTCATTATTACAACCTTATAAAAAAATATATGCTTTGGAACATTTGATTATTTACACATTTAATAAACTAAACATTGAAATATTTGAAAAGGATCTAGTCAGGGTTTTATTTTTGTTTGAAATTGGTTTATCAGCGATTGTAATTTATAGTGTTACTTATAAAATCGGAATTTTTTAA
- a CDS encoding GNAT family N-acetyltransferase — translation MDLIELQTDDPHWAEFLEGHEHQVFHRPEYKQFIEETFQNTKAHYFAIADKKIKIIFPLFYVDQPWLRKIFFSPFFDIFKPKLTSAAFHDFGGPIGELKPEYMIKLFNHIKETYSIDNVEIKDNNPLFNKLVKRKDYRKFVISLENKEQVWRNIQKSKRKAVKKAQREGITTREVQKKEINKLYKTYLENMRAFGELPYPKRYFINFYENFIEKGLGKCFGAYYGNKLVSVLLGYTVKDNVHIVIAVSEKKYLELRPNDAVHWQFIEWACDNGYKYFDFGRTRPESGQYDYKRKWGGKIEELTTNYLPIKTKNIPTIDPTNPKYQLFIKIEQHLPLWFTKYISSWFREGLGM, via the coding sequence ATGGATTTAATCGAACTTCAAACAGATGATCCGCATTGGGCCGAATTTTTAGAAGGACATGAACACCAAGTCTTTCATAGACCTGAATATAAACAATTTATCGAAGAGACATTTCAGAATACAAAAGCGCATTATTTTGCAATCGCTGATAAAAAGATTAAAATAATTTTCCCTCTATTCTATGTAGATCAGCCATGGTTAAGAAAAATATTCTTCTCACCTTTTTTTGACATCTTCAAACCAAAACTAACATCTGCAGCATTTCATGACTTCGGTGGACCGATTGGAGAATTAAAACCTGAATACATGATTAAATTATTTAACCATATTAAAGAAACATATTCTATTGATAATGTAGAAATAAAAGATAATAATCCTCTTTTCAATAAATTAGTTAAAAGAAAAGATTACCGCAAATTTGTAATCTCACTAGAGAATAAAGAACAAGTTTGGAGAAATATTCAAAAGTCTAAAAGAAAAGCTGTTAAAAAAGCACAAAGGGAAGGAATCACTACACGAGAAGTTCAAAAAAAAGAAATAAACAAACTTTACAAAACATACTTGGAAAATATGCGGGCATTTGGCGAACTCCCATATCCAAAAAGATACTTCATTAATTTTTATGAAAACTTTATTGAGAAAGGACTAGGTAAATGTTTTGGTGCATATTACGGAAACAAACTAGTCTCAGTTTTATTAGGATATACAGTTAAGGACAATGTACACATAGTTATAGCAGTCTCTGAAAAAAAGTACCTCGAGCTTAGGCCAAACGATGCAGTGCACTGGCAATTCATTGAATGGGCTTGCGACAATGGTTACAAATATTTTGATTTCGGTAGAACTCGCCCCGAATCAGGACAATATGACTATAAACGTAAATGGGGTGGGAAAATAGAAGAATTAACAACAAATTATTTACCTATCAAAACAAAGAATATACCTACTATTGATCCAACTAACCCTAAATATCAACTATTTATTAAAATAGAACAACATCTGCCTCTTTGGTTTACTAAATACATTAGTTCATGGTTCAGAGAAGGGTTAGGTATGTAA
- a CDS encoding acyltransferase has protein sequence MHAPIRRYHQNILKVLRNKLLHLIARNTISNRLRIFLFRLSGAKIAKSSFIGIETFLDDQFPQYIKIGKGCVLSFRVNLVVHDMSGYLKPITFKRNSYAGCASTILPGVIVGENSFIAAGSVVTKDVPPNTIVAGVPARVIKQTEPRHNVKVFK, from the coding sequence ATGCACGCGCCAATTAGGAGATATCATCAAAATATTTTGAAAGTTTTAAGAAACAAACTGTTGCATTTGATTGCAAGAAATACAATAAGTAATAGATTAAGGATATTTTTATTTAGATTATCGGGAGCAAAAATCGCAAAGAGTTCATTTATAGGGATAGAAACATTTCTTGATGATCAATTTCCGCAATATATTAAAATTGGGAAAGGATGTGTGCTCTCATTCAGAGTAAACTTAGTTGTGCATGATATGTCAGGTTACTTGAAACCGATAACATTTAAAAGAAACAGTTATGCCGGTTGCGCATCTACAATTTTACCGGGCGTAATTGTCGGAGAAAACTCGTTTATTGCGGCAGGTTCAGTAGTAACAAAAGATGTGCCACCGAATACAATAGTTGCAGGCGTGCCTGCTAGAGTGATTAAACAAACTGAACCGAGGCATAATGTTAAAGTATTTAAATAA